In the Telopea speciosissima isolate NSW1024214 ecotype Mountain lineage chromosome 2, Tspe_v1, whole genome shotgun sequence genome, one interval contains:
- the LOC122651945 gene encoding uncharacterized protein LOC122651945: MPKDRRGRSVSSERSRVSPFPCSSSRSRRSSSKNPLEPVEDAREWEEARQSECEKSLESAEDIKEWEEARCPVCMEHPHNAVLLLCSSRDKGCRPYMCDTSYRHSNCLDQFRKAFAEAQKTTVQDSSPSTITSDATPMDTQGVIINEQASNSSTLRSAKASQSELVCPLCRGKINGWLVVEDARQFMNAKERSCACETCDYCGTYSNLRKHARLEHPLVRPSDADPERERDWRNLERQRDLGDVLSTIQSAFVEERSEDEMFAMDNGGLLTVFFLIRVFRPGSSTGGSWSGASIVRGQPSRRRRRVHWGESYDVDTGSASGEDENNPLEGISRAWRRRVRSQRRPTPENEP; this comes from the coding sequence ATGCCAAAGGATAGAAGAGGCCGTTCTGTGTCGTCTGAAAGGTCCAGGGTATCTCCTTTCCCATGCAGCTCTAGTCGCAGTAGACGTTCTTCATCCAAAAACCCTTTGGAACCTGTGGAGGATGCAAGAGAATGGGAAGAAGCAAGGCAGTCGGAGTGTGAAAAATCTTTGGAGTCTGCTGAAGATATAAAAGAATGGGAAGAAGCTAGGTGTCCTGTCTGTATGGAACATCCGCACAATGCTGTTCTTCTTTTATGTTCCTCCCGTGACAAAGGCTGTCGCCCTTATATGTGTGATACAAGCTACCGACACTCAAATTGCCTTGACCAGTTCCGCAAAGCATTTGCAGAGGCTCAAAAAACTACAGTACAAGACTCAAGCCCAAGCACGATAACTTCAGATGCAACACCCATGGATACTCAAGGTGTAATAATAAATGAGCAGGCCTCAAACAGCTCCACCTTACGTTCTGCAAAGGCCTCACAATCGGAACTTGTATGCCCTCTCTGTCGAGGGAAGATCAATGGTTGGCTTGTTGTGGAGGATGCTCGCCAGTTCATGAATGCCAAGGAAAGGAGTTGTGCTTGTGAAACTTGTGATTACTGTGGGACATACTCTAACCTCCGGAAGCATGCAAGGCTTGAGCACCCTCTTGTGCGGCCCTCAGATGCTGACCCAGAACGGGAGCGTGACTGGAGGAATTTAGAGAGGCAGAGGGACCTTGGGGATGTGCTTAGCACAATCCAGTCGGCATTTGTTGAGGAGAGGAGCGAGGATGAGATGTTTGCCATGGACAATGGGGGACTGCTAACTGTCTTTTTCCTTATTCGTGTTTTCCGGCCTGGGTCCAGTACCGGTGGCAGTTGGTCTGGTGCCTCGATAGTACGAGGCCAGCCAAGTCGTCGAAGGAGAAGGGTGCACTGGGGAGAGAGCTATGATGTTGATACAGGTTCTGCCTCTGGAGAGGATGAAAATAATCCGTTGGAAGGCATCTCACGAGCCTGGCGACGCCGTGTGCGGAGTCAAAGACGCCCCACGCCAGAGAATGAGCCTTGA
- the LOC122651948 gene encoding deSI-like protein At4g17486: MGMTNTNALNAASGSSDGNNETQVYLNVYDLTPMNNYMSWFGVGIYHSGIEVHGMEYGFGAHDFPTSGVFEVEPKSCPGFVYRCSILLGRINVAPTDIRTFMENAASEYHGDTYHLISKNCNHFTEDISLRLTGKRIPGWVNRLARLGAMCSCLLPESLQVTTVKQLPEYHACSEEDGSESLSTTTPHETAESDDTDQDKHLLSGSNGGAEMSFVKEVQR, translated from the exons ATGGGGATGACGAACACGAACGCTCTTAACGCAGCTTCTGGAAGTAGTGATGGGAATAATGAGACCCAGGTGTACCTGAATGTCTATGATCTCACCCCTATGAACAATTACATGTCCTGGTTTGGAGTTGGAATCTATCATTCGGGAATTGAAG TACATGGTATGGAATATGGATTTGGAGCACACGACTTCCCAACTAGTGGAGTGTTTGAAGTGGAACCAAAGAGTTGCCCAGGTTTCGTCTACAGATGCTCAATTCTGTTGGGCCGTATAAACGTGGCCCCTACTGACATACGCACATTTATGGAGAACGCTGCTTCAGAATATCATGGTGACACTTATCACCTCATTTCCAAGAACTGCAACCATTTTACGGAAGACATCTCGTTAAGGTTGACTGGAAAACGGATCCCTGGATGGGTGAACCGGCTTGCCCGACTAG GTGCCATGTGCAGTTGTTTGCTTCCTGAAAGCCTACAAGTAACCACTGTTAAACAGCTGCCAGAGTACCACGCGTGCTCAG AAGAAGATGGTTCAGAATCTCTCTCTACTACCACCCCGCATGAGACGGCAGAAAGTGATGATACAGATCAAGATAAACATCTTCTTTCAGGTTCAAATGGTGGTGCGGAAATGTCTTTTGTCAAAGAGGTCCAAAGGTGA